Within the Candidatus Eisenbacteria bacterium genome, the region GCGTGACATGCAGCCATCCGGCGACCACCCCCGCGAGCGGGGGTGGTCGCTCTGCGATGGGGTCCGGGCGCCACGAAAGGCGTTGGCGACCATCTTTGACATCGTGTAGTGCGTTCTTTACATCGCACGCCGGGCTTTCCCGGTCGTTCGCGGGATACGGAGTGGACCTCGAACCAGACTGGCATGATCCTCGTCGGCATCTACGAGCCGTTCCGCTCGACGGGCTGGACCGTCGCCGCCATTGAGGCCGGGAAGTATTCTCCGTCCCTCGAGTCCGCCTTCCGCATCGCCGACGCGT harbors:
- a CDS encoding helix-turn-helix domain-containing protein, whose amino-acid sequence is MILVGIYEPFRSTGWTVAAIEAGKYSPSLESAFRIADAFGVRLDDVFQWVRDRKA